The genomic DNA GCGATTGAGGTTCTCGAAAGACTGTCCCATAAGCATGACATCCTGATCGTGACGAGCAGTCGGACTTATGCGTATACCGAAAAAGAAAAATGGGTTCGGAAGCACCTTCCTTTTATCGGTGCACATAATCTTGTATTCACCCATCGGAAAGAGATGGTACGGGGAGACGTTCTTTTCGACGATGCCCCGCATAATCTGATCGCTTTTTCCGAAACCGGACGAAAGGCGGTTGCCATGGACTATCCTTATAATCAAAACGTGGATGTCGATCGAGTCGATGGTTGGTTAGCGTTTGAGAAGTGGGTTGAACAATTCGAAATGGGTGAAGAATCGTGAGGACAACGGATATTCTCATTATAGGAGGTGGCCCTGCTGGTATAGCAGCAGCCATCTGGTGTCAACGGTTAGGCCTGGACTACACATTGATTGAAGAACGCTCAGAACTCGGCGGACAATTAAAGGATATTCATAACCGGATCATCGATTATCCCGGTCAATTCTTTGAAAATGGAAATGCTCTGAAAGAACAATTCACGCATCATATGGAGCTGTTGAGCTGTCATTACCATTTGGAGGCATCCGTTGAGCAATTGAATTGTGAGGAAAAAATCATCCATGTCCGAACGGGACAGGATACCATGAAAATCAGCTACCGCTATTTGATCCTTGCGACTGGCACATCTGTCAGGAGGCTTCACGTTCCTGGAGAACAAGAGATGATTGACCGGGGAGAAATCTACTCGGCAACGAAGGATCGTCATCGTTTCCAAGGAAAACGCGTCATTGTCGTCGGTGGCGGAGATCGTGCATTCGAAGGGGCGTTGTTACTTGCTGAAAGCGGTGCAGACGTGCAGCTTGTCCATCGTTCGAAACAGTTCAGAGCGAGGGAAGAATTCAGAAAGCCTGTCTTCAATCACCAAAGAATCACTGTAATGGAAGACCATGTCGTAAATTGTATTCACCATAGTGAAAATGGGATTACCGGTGTTGAGCTAAGGAATCTGAAAGACGAAACGACGACAGACCTACCTGTTGAAGGTGTGTTCATCCGAATTGGCGTCCAACCAAACACCCGCTTTGTAAAGGAGCACGTCCATCTCGATGAGTCCGGTTATGTGACTGTCAACAGCTGTCAGCAAACGAGCAACGATGACATTTATGCTGTAGGTGATGTATGTACACATCCCATCTTTTCAAGCATTTCATCCGCTACAGGCCAAGGCATGATTGCTGCCAAACACCTTTCCTTACAGCTTTCTTGAAAAGCAATAAAGGCTGACCGATCGGTCAGCCTTTTTATTTAGGAGTGTCTTAATCCAAATAGCCCATCAACAACCGAGCATACGGTGAATCCTTTGGAAGGATGATGACCGTTTCTTTGTCGATCGTCTTTTTATATGAATTCAATGTACGGTAAAGGGAGTAGAAATCAGGATCCTTACTGAAGGACTCATTGTAGATCCTTCCAGCTTCTTTCTCCCCTTCTGCACGGATTTTCTCAGCATCGGCTTCCGCTTTTGCCAGAAGCTGTTTCACTTCTTTATCCGTGTTCGCAATGATACGGTTCTTTTCCGCATCCCCTTGAGATAAGTATTGTTGCGCTTTCGTTTCACGCTCTGAAATCATTCGTGTGAAAACGGATTCTTCGTTTTCATCAGGGAGGTCTGTACGTTTCATACGGACATCCTTTACGACGATCCCGAATTGATCTCGCTGCAACAGTGTGTTGACCTTTTCCGTAACGCGTTCATTCAAGCTTCCACGTGAGGAATTCTCATCATTGATGATTTCATCGTAATTCAACTTACCTAGCTCGGAACGGACGATGGAGAAGATGAACTCCGCCATTTTCGCTTCAGCATTTTCCGTTGTACGGAGATTAGAGATCATCTTTTTCGGTTCTTCAATATACCAGATTGCATAATTATCGATGATCATCCGTTTCTTATCTTTCGTATTGATTTCCGCTTTTGTCACGTCATACATCATTTGGTACTTCGGTAATGTTGAAACGGATTGGATGAATGGCACTTTAAAGTTCAAGCCTGGTTCATCTACTATTCTAACAACCTCACCGAATTGACGGACGACCCGGTATTCGTTTTCTTTAACGATAAACAGATTACTAAGGATGAAGCTGACAAGAAGGAGAGCTATAACTCCGAAGATGATCGGCTTCTTATGCCGTTTCCAATTGAAGGTCTTCTTCTGCTCATTGATGTCGTAAATGTTATTGTTGCTCACTCTTCTTCCCTCCTTCTTGAACAGGTGCTGGCTTCGCCTCTGCAGGTCGAATCGGTAAGTATTTCAATGTTCCACCCTCATCGCTCATAATGTAAATTTCAGCATGCGGAAGGACTTGATCGAGGGTTTCAAGTACGAGACGCTCCCTCGTGATTGCAGGTTGATTTTTGTATTCCGAGTACAAGGCGTTGAACGTCGCGACGTCTCCGCGTGCTTTTTCGATCCGGGCTGCCTTATCCCCTTCTGCACGAGAGATGATCGCATCCTTTTCACCCTCGGCTTCTTCCGTTTTCTTATTGGAGTACTTTCTTGCTTCGTTGATTTTCGTATTCATCGTTTCCCTTGCATCCGTTACCTTCGTGAACGCCCGTCGCACCTCTTTATTCGGGAGATCGACGTCCTGAAGCTTGACGGCTAGGATGGAAACACCGATATCATAATCCTCAATCAATTTAACCAACAGATCTCTTACTTGTGCCTCGATTTCTGCTTTTCCTGACGTGAGGGATTCATCGATGGTGGACGTTCCGATGATTCCTCTCAATGAAGCAGAAGTCGCATTATATAAAATTTGCTCCGGATCATCTGTCGCGTATAAGAACCTTTTCGGATCCGTGATTTTCCACTGCACGACCATGTCCGCTAATACGATGTTTTCGTCCCCTGTGATCATTTTCGTATCTTCTGGGTATTCTTTT from Pseudalkalibacillus sp. SCS-8 includes the following:
- a CDS encoding 5' nucleotidase, NT5C type, whose protein sequence is MKTLLIDMDSVICDLMSEWHRRYNEDYEDDLSVEDLQCWNSEKYVKKECGKKIYDYLDEEGLFLNLEPLPNAIEVLERLSHKHDILIVTSSRTYAYTEKEKWVRKHLPFIGAHNLVFTHRKEMVRGDVLFDDAPHNLIAFSETGRKAVAMDYPYNQNVDVDRVDGWLAFEKWVEQFEMGEES
- a CDS encoding NAD(P)/FAD-dependent oxidoreductase; translated protein: MRTTDILIIGGGPAGIAAAIWCQRLGLDYTLIEERSELGGQLKDIHNRIIDYPGQFFENGNALKEQFTHHMELLSCHYHLEASVEQLNCEEKIIHVRTGQDTMKISYRYLILATGTSVRRLHVPGEQEMIDRGEIYSATKDRHRFQGKRVIVVGGGDRAFEGALLLAESGADVQLVHRSKQFRAREEFRKPVFNHQRITVMEDHVVNCIHHSENGITGVELRNLKDETTTDLPVEGVFIRIGVQPNTRFVKEHVHLDESGYVTVNSCQQTSNDDIYAVGDVCTHPIFSSISSATGQGMIAAKHLSLQLS
- a CDS encoding protease modulator HflC, producing MSNNNIYDINEQKKTFNWKRHKKPIIFGVIALLLVSFILSNLFIVKENEYRVVRQFGEVVRIVDEPGLNFKVPFIQSVSTLPKYQMMYDVTKAEINTKDKKRMIIDNYAIWYIEEPKKMISNLRTTENAEAKMAEFIFSIVRSELGKLNYDEIINDENSSRGSLNERVTEKVNTLLQRDQFGIVVKDVRMKRTDLPDENEESVFTRMISERETKAQQYLSQGDAEKNRIIANTDKEVKQLLAKAEADAEKIRAEGEKEAGRIYNESFSKDPDFYSLYRTLNSYKKTIDKETVIILPKDSPYARLLMGYLD
- the hflK gene encoding FtsH protease activity modulator HflK; translated protein: MNRTTKLILFIPLGLLVAAALFTSVYTVDESEQAVIETFGQVEEGIITSGLHFKLPWPMQQVRKFSKETFSLQFGYEEVDGEVTKEYPEDTKMITGDENIVLADMVVQWKITDPKRFLYATDDPEQILYNATSASLRGIIGTSTIDESLTSGKAEIEAQVRDLLVKLIEDYDIGVSILAVKLQDVDLPNKEVRRAFTKVTDARETMNTKINEARKYSNKKTEEAEGEKDAIISRAEGDKAARIEKARGDVATFNALYSEYKNQPAITRERLVLETLDQVLPHAEIYIMSDEGGTLKYLPIRPAEAKPAPVQEGGKKSEQQ